Proteins found in one Amycolatopsis aidingensis genomic segment:
- a CDS encoding FecCD family ABC transporter permease — MTVERRLPGATGESRTRIAVLVAALVLLLVAAVASIGIGAHTVAPAEVLRALFAYDGSDDHVIVWDIRAPRALLAIGVGAALATAGTLIQTLSRNPLAEPGILGVTAGAGFAITVGSALGLVASQAGQLVAAVLGSALAALLVYSVGRQSPLRLVLTGVALTAILTTGVSLGLRLMLPEVFDQYRFWAVGSLAGREQAPLTVPLVAIGLALVGALLVTRALNAIALGETVAHTLGANVARVRLITLVLVTVLAGAATAVAGPILFVGLIVPHLARRLAMGSIPWLMVYTMILGPILMLVSDIGSRILLPTGEVPVAIVTAFLGGPVLIWVVRRYGTVAL; from the coding sequence GTGACGGTCGAGCGCAGGCTACCCGGGGCGACCGGCGAGTCGCGGACGCGGATCGCGGTGCTGGTCGCCGCGCTGGTGCTGCTGCTGGTGGCGGCGGTGGCCAGCATCGGCATCGGTGCGCACACCGTCGCCCCGGCCGAGGTCCTGCGGGCCCTGTTCGCCTATGACGGGTCCGACGACCACGTCATCGTCTGGGACATCCGTGCACCCCGCGCGCTGCTGGCGATCGGGGTGGGAGCGGCGCTGGCCACCGCGGGCACGTTGATCCAGACGTTGTCCCGCAACCCGCTCGCCGAGCCCGGCATCCTCGGGGTCACCGCGGGTGCCGGGTTCGCGATCACCGTGGGCTCCGCGCTCGGCCTGGTCGCCAGCCAGGCCGGGCAGCTGGTGGCGGCCGTGCTGGGCTCGGCACTGGCCGCGCTGCTGGTCTACTCGGTCGGCAGGCAGTCGCCGCTGCGCCTTGTGCTCACCGGGGTGGCGCTGACCGCGATCCTGACCACCGGGGTCTCCCTCGGGCTGCGGCTGATGCTGCCGGAGGTGTTCGACCAGTACCGGTTCTGGGCGGTCGGTTCGCTGGCGGGCCGGGAGCAGGCGCCGCTGACCGTGCCGCTGGTGGCGATCGGGCTCGCGCTGGTCGGCGCGCTGCTGGTGACCAGGGCGCTGAACGCGATCGCACTCGGCGAGACGGTGGCGCACACCCTGGGTGCCAACGTGGCCAGGGTTCGCCTGATCACCCTGGTGCTGGTCACCGTGCTGGCCGGGGCGGCGACCGCGGTGGCGGGCCCGATCCTGTTTGTCGGCCTGATCGTGCCGCATCTTGCCCGGCGGCTTGCCATGGGCTCGATCCCCTGGCTGATGGTCTACACCATGATCCTCGGCCCGATCCTGATGCTGGTGTCCGATATCGGGTCCCGGATTCTGCTGCCCACCGGTGAGGTCCCGGTCGCGATCGTGACCGCCTTCCTCGGCGGGCCGGTGCTCATCTGGGTGGTTCGGAGGTACGGGACGGTGGCGCTGTGA
- a CDS encoding FecCD family ABC transporter permease yields the protein MTVLAVPGTGRSVHLERRTLVLVVVLLAVILGLGLLGLCFGADWASPGEAFAALAGYGDSVVVIRDWRLPRVLAGAVFGAALGVAGAIFQNLTRNPMGSPDVIGLDAGAYTGALIALTVLSGTSAQLTLSSVLGGLVVAAVIYLLSMDGGLSGLRLVVIGIAVNAILTAFNSWIVLRAELEIAIAAVGWSAGSLNGIDWANLYLPFTIIACLLVLMATQAHAMHQTGLGDAVAATTGVRLHRLRLLMVVVGVGCTATVTAVAGPIVFIALAAPQIGRRLAKAPGVPLLPAALTGAVLLQGADLTAQMLLAPVALPVGVVTTVIGGCYLIWLLTKEVRRV from the coding sequence GTGACGGTCCTCGCGGTGCCCGGCACGGGCAGGTCGGTCCACCTCGAACGCCGGACGCTGGTGCTGGTGGTGGTGCTGCTCGCCGTGATCCTGGGCCTGGGTCTGCTGGGCCTGTGCTTCGGCGCGGACTGGGCGAGCCCGGGGGAGGCGTTCGCGGCCCTTGCCGGGTACGGCGACTCGGTGGTGGTGATCAGGGACTGGCGGCTGCCGCGGGTGCTGGCCGGTGCGGTGTTCGGCGCCGCGCTGGGGGTGGCCGGGGCGATCTTCCAGAACCTCACCCGCAACCCGATGGGCAGCCCGGACGTGATCGGCCTGGACGCGGGCGCCTACACCGGAGCCCTGATCGCGCTCACCGTGCTGTCCGGCACCTCGGCACAGCTCACGCTGAGCTCCGTACTGGGCGGGCTGGTGGTCGCGGCCGTGATCTACCTGCTCTCGATGGACGGCGGACTGTCCGGGCTGCGGCTGGTCGTGATCGGGATCGCGGTGAACGCCATCCTGACCGCGTTCAACTCCTGGATCGTGCTGCGGGCCGAACTGGAGATCGCGATCGCGGCCGTGGGATGGAGCGCGGGCTCGCTGAACGGGATCGACTGGGCGAACCTCTACCTGCCGTTCACGATCATCGCCTGCCTGCTGGTGCTGATGGCGACGCAGGCGCATGCCATGCACCAGACCGGGCTGGGGGACGCCGTCGCGGCCACCACCGGGGTGCGGCTGCACCGGCTGCGCCTGCTGATGGTGGTGGTCGGTGTTGGCTGCACCGCCACGGTGACCGCGGTGGCCGGCCCGATCGTGTTCATCGCGCTGGCCGCCCCACAGATCGGCCGCAGGCTGGCCAAGGCCCCCGGCGTCCCGCTGCTGCCCGCCGCGCTGACCGGTGCGGTGTTGTTGCAGGGCGCCGACCTGACTGCCCAGATGCTGCTGGCGCCGGTCGCCCTTCCGGTCGGCGTGGTGACCACCGTGATCGGCGGGTGTTACCTGATCTGGCTGCTGACCAAGGAAGTGAGGCGGGTATGA
- a CDS encoding ABC transporter ATP-binding protein, protein MSTRLTARELTLGYGDRVVSTRLSLDIPDGAFTAIVGPNACGKSTLLRAFVRLLRPDEGQVRLDERAVGAYPPKSLARMLGFLPQDPLAPENIRVRQLVGRGRFPHQALLSTWSPADERAVTKAMSDAGVADLADRPVHELSGGQRQRAWVAMVLAQQTPYLLLDEPTSFLDITHQYQLLRLLARLRDEGRTVITVLHDINQACRFADHVVAMRDGRIVAEGTAADIVDAELLKEVFDLPSIVVPDPVTGTPMVVPTL, encoded by the coding sequence ATGAGCACACGCCTGACCGCACGGGAGCTCACCCTCGGCTACGGCGACCGGGTGGTCTCGACCCGGCTGAGCCTGGACATCCCGGACGGTGCCTTCACCGCCATCGTCGGCCCGAACGCCTGCGGGAAGTCGACCCTGCTGCGCGCCTTCGTCCGGCTGCTGCGGCCGGACGAGGGGCAGGTACGGCTCGACGAGCGTGCGGTTGGCGCGTACCCGCCGAAGTCGCTGGCAAGGATGCTGGGTTTCCTGCCGCAGGATCCGCTGGCCCCGGAGAACATCAGGGTGCGGCAACTGGTCGGCCGTGGCCGCTTCCCGCATCAGGCGTTGCTGTCCACCTGGTCGCCGGCGGACGAGCGGGCCGTCACCAAGGCGATGTCCGACGCTGGCGTGGCAGACCTGGCCGACCGGCCGGTGCACGAACTGTCCGGGGGCCAGCGGCAGCGTGCCTGGGTGGCGATGGTGCTGGCCCAGCAGACCCCCTACCTGCTGCTCGACGAGCCGACGTCCTTTTTGGACATCACGCACCAGTACCAGCTGCTCCGTCTGCTCGCCCGGCTGCGCGACGAGGGTCGCACGGTCATCACGGTGCTGCACGACATAAACCAGGCCTGCCGCTTCGCCGATCATGTGGTGGCGATGCGGGACGGCCGGATCGTCGCCGAGGGAACGGCTGCGGACATCGTGGACGCGGAACTGCTGAAGGAGGTCTTCGACCTGCCAAGCATCGTCGTCCCGGACCCGGTGACCGGCACCCCGATGGTCGTACCGACACTGTAG
- a CDS encoding DUF6010 family protein: MTVVAPILIGILYVVLNSLIRVPHRRRFNAIMVAGAGAAYLSGGGFGAWEFVFTAAVTYCAYRGLESWTFVGIAWLLHTGWDLLQHLDGNPIIPFAEHSSLGCAICDPVIAAWCLTGGRSIRELVRGPRCAPAGSVRNPSA; the protein is encoded by the coding sequence ATGACCGTCGTCGCGCCGATTCTGATCGGGATCCTGTACGTAGTGCTCAATTCCCTCATCCGCGTGCCGCATCGCCGCCGGTTCAACGCGATCATGGTGGCTGGTGCGGGTGCCGCGTATCTCAGTGGCGGGGGTTTCGGTGCATGGGAGTTCGTGTTCACCGCGGCGGTGACCTATTGTGCCTATCGTGGTCTGGAGTCCTGGACGTTCGTCGGTATCGCGTGGTTGCTGCACACCGGGTGGGATTTGTTACAACATCTGGATGGGAATCCGATTATCCCGTTCGCGGAGCATTCCTCGCTCGGTTGCGCGATCTGCGATCCGGTGATCGCCGCGTGGTGCCTCACCGGCGGCCGGTCCATCCGCGAACTCGTCCGCGGCCCGAGGTGCGCGCCCGCAGGTTCCGTCCGCAACCCGTCCGCATAG
- a CDS encoding MarR family winged helix-turn-helix transcriptional regulator has protein sequence MAEALTATRQLHSATEELLDAAAERYGINRNDLRCLEILEREGPMQPGRLAQVSGLSPAAVTKVLDRLERAGYVIRPGAGADRRARPAQVSERHPQRRREIWQPVIDAAHTALAGQSPEQVRALTAVLTGLAEANHRSARYLRRC, from the coding sequence GTGGCCGAAGCGCTGACGGCAACCCGTCAGCTGCACTCGGCGACCGAGGAACTCCTCGACGCCGCGGCCGAACGCTATGGCATCAACCGCAACGACCTGCGCTGCCTGGAGATCCTCGAGCGAGAGGGACCGATGCAGCCAGGTCGGCTGGCCCAGGTCAGCGGGTTGAGTCCGGCCGCGGTCACCAAGGTCCTCGATCGTCTCGAACGGGCCGGGTACGTCATCAGGCCCGGCGCGGGTGCCGACCGGCGTGCCCGCCCGGCGCAGGTCTCGGAGCGCCACCCGCAGCGGCGCCGCGAGATATGGCAGCCGGTGATCGACGCCGCTCACACCGCCTTGGCCGGCCAGAGCCCCGAACAGGTCCGGGCGCTCACCGCTGTTCTCACCGGCCTCGCCGAAGCCAACCATCGAAGCGCCCGGTACCTGCGGCGGTGCTGA